Genomic segment of Desulfurellaceae bacterium:
GCACAAACATGGCCAGTCTCGCTCTGGTTGGAGATTTGACAAACGCTTTAGCTTCAGCCGATACGCTCGTCATTTCTCACCGGTTAGAGTCAGTTAAGCTTCTACCGGCGGACGGAGCTAAGTAAGACGATGCAAGACATCATGGCTTTCTGACAACCGAGGCAGTTTCACGGCCGGAAGTTACCGATCCGCGACGCCGTCGCGTGTTCAGCATGGCAGTGACCGCACGAGACAACCGTGACCGTGGTCGCCCGTCCGCATGGTCGGCGACGCTAGACCGCTTAGCCGTTGACGCAGACGGAGAAGGGGCGAATCCAAGGCTGCTGATTGTATCCGCCGGCAATGTCAATGATTCGAATGCTTGGGCCGAATACCCACACAGTAACAGCACGGACGGGATTCATGATCCTGGACAAGCGTGGAACGCCCTTACCATCGGTGCTTGCACAAATCTAGTCGATATTACCGAACCAGATGCTAGCGGGTATCAGTCGGTCGCGCCTTCTGGCGGACTGAGCCCTTTCAGCACGACATCATTCACCTGGCAACCTCAGTGGCCATTGAAGCCGGATGTTGTGTTCGAAGGAGGAAATGCAGCTAAAGATGCTCTCAGTGCGGTTATGATGCCGAGTCTAAGTCTTCTCACCGCGCACCATCAGCCGACTCAGCGCCTGTTTACACATGCGAATGCGACCAGCTCCTCTACTGCTCTGGCTGTTCGCATGGCGGCACGACTGACGGCGGTTTACCCGGAGCTGTGGCCAGAGTCGATACGTGCGTTGATCGTCCATTCTGCAGAATGGACAGAAGCCATGCGACAGACACTTCTTCCCTCCGACAAGCAACCTAAAAAAAAGGACTACACGGCTCTTTTACGCCATTGTGGATTTGGTCTTCCAGATTTCAACCGAGCAATGTGGAGTGTTTCAGACTCCCTGACCCTGGTTTGCGAGGATAGTCTGCACCCCTTCACGCGCGGACAGGGCAGACAACCCAGATTCCGGGACATGAACCTGCATCGACTGCCCTGGCCGCTTGCGGAGCTTGAAGCGCTCGGAGAAACCCAAGTGGAGATGCGGGTCACACTCTCCTACTTCATTGAACCGAATCCCTCGGAGCGTGGTGTTACCTCACGCTATCGTTACGAATCACATGGATTGCGTTTCGATGTGAAACGACCTGCGGAATCGGAGAACGATTTCCGCGCCCGCATAAATGCCGCAGCTCGCGATGAAGAGGAGCGCACTCCTGTTGGTGG
This window contains:
- a CDS encoding S8 family peptidase; this translates as MAVTARDNRDRGRPSAWSATLDRLAVDADGEGANPRLLIVSAGNVNDSNAWAEYPHSNSTDGIHDPGQAWNALTIGACTNLVDITEPDASGYQSVAPSGGLSPFSTTSFTWQPQWPLKPDVVFEGGNAAKDALSAVMMPSLSLLTAHHQPTQRLFTHANATSSSTALAVRMAARLTAVYPELWPESIRALIVHSAEWTEAMRQTLLPSDKQPKKKDYTALLRHCGFGLPDFNRAMWSVSDSLTLVCEDSLHPFTRGQGRQPRFRDMNLHRLPWPLAELEALGETQVEMRVTLSYFIEPNPSERGVTSRYRYESHGLRFDVKRPAESENDFRARINAAARDEEERTPVGGDDPGWIIGKQNRHKGSLHSDIWRGSAADLASRGMLEVCWRSIPHLADGGHALVSSGMTKRHAMP